From the genome of Nomia melanderi isolate GNS246 chromosome 14, iyNomMela1, whole genome shotgun sequence, one region includes:
- the LOC116429081 gene encoding aminomethyltransferase, mitochondrial, whose translation MFRFGLRGKSVCLECFESCLETLCGNVRESSGLSAISGITSKPSGPRCLIDSVERLNGAEGRRSSSTAAKPASEARKTCLYDLHVENRGKIVNFSGWLLPVQYQDAIAASHQHTRTFASLFDVGHMMQTRVFGSNATDFLESLTTSDLKNLKKGCMVLTVFTNENGGILDDLIITKDDEDKYFVVSNAGRRDEDTQLLRQKQEDFKSQGKSVDLEFLNPLEQSLVALQGPTAETVLQTLVKNDLKQLKFMNSVETEILESRIRVSRCGYTGEDGFEISMPVEVAQTVVQKILEMPDTKLAGLGARDTLRLEAGLCLYGHDIDEETTPVEAGLTWLVAKRRREEKNFPGAQVILSQIKSGTQKKRIGLMMGQGPPAREGAAILTPEGERVGKVTSGSPSPTLGRPIAMGYMPPELAHSGGGVLVEVRGKTYKATVTKMPFVKTNYYTAK comes from the exons ATGTTTCGCTTCGGCTTACGCGGGAAATCGGTTTGCCTCGAGTGCTTCGAGAGCTGCCTCGAGACGCTCTGCGGAAATGTCCGGGAATCGTCCGGGCTGTCCGCGATTTCGGGGATCACCTCGAAACCGAGTGGCCCGAGATGTTTGATCGATTCCGTTGAACGATTAAATGGCGCCGAGGGCCGCCGTTCGTCGTCAACGGCCGCGAAACCGGCATCGGAGGCCAGGAAGACCTGCTTGTACGACCTGCACGTGGAAAACCGAG GCAAAATAGTCAATTTCTCGGGATGGCTGCTGCCGGTTCAGTATCAGGACGCGATAGCGGCGTCTCATCAGCATACAAGGACGTTCGCGTCGCTATTCGACGTGGGCCACATGATGCAGACACGAGTGTTTGGAAGCAATGCTACTGATTTTTTGGAGTCTTTGACCACCAGTGACTTGAAGAATCTGAAGAAAGGTTGTATGGTACTAACAGTGTTTACTAATGAAAATGGAGGTATTCTCGATGACCTCATCATCACGAAAGATGATGAGGATAAATACTTCGTGGTGTCTAATGCTGGGAGAAGAGATGAAGATACACAGTTGCTGCGCCAGAAGCAg GAAGACTTCAAATCTCAAGGGAAATCGGTAGATCTAGAATTCTTAAATCCTCTAGAGCAAAGTTTGGTAGCCTTACAAGGGCCAACAGCAGAAACTGTTCTCCAAACGTTGGTGAAAAATGATTTGAAGCAGCTGAAATTTATGAACAGCGTGGAAACTGAGATATTGGAAAGCCGTATAAGGGTGTCTCGCTGCGGATACACTGGAGAAGACGGTTTTGAGATATCAATGCCAGTGGAAGTCGCGCAGACTGTAGTTCAGAAAATTTTGGAAATGCCTGATACAAAGCTGGCTGGTTTGGGGGCTAGGGATACTTTGAG ACTAGAGGCAGGCCTTTGCTTATATGGACACGATATCGATGAAGAAACCACACCTGTTGAAGCTGGACTTACTTGGCTAGTAG CAAAacggagaagagaagagaaaaatttcccTGGTGCTCAAGTAATTTTATCACAGATTAAATCAGGTACTCAGAAGAAACGTATTGGTCTGATGATGGGGCAAGGTCCACCAGCTAGAGAGGGAGCGGCCATACTGACCCCAGAAGGAGAACGTGTAGGCAAAGTGACTTCTGGTAGCCCTAGTCCAACCCTCGGACGACCTATTGCTATGGGATACATGCCTCCAGAACTGGCTCACAGTGGTGGAGGAGTATTGGTTGAAGTTCGAGGAAAGACTTATAAAGCTACCGTAACAAAAATGCCATTTGTGAAGACGAATTATTATACAGCTAAATGA
- the Cox17 gene encoding cytochrome c oxidase copper chaperone COX17, whose protein sequence is MGNSMSNSSLKAQSDKAQKSDKPLKPCCACPETKNIRDECIITKGEENCQHLIEAHKACMRSLGFNI, encoded by the exons atgggTAATTCAATGAGTAACTCAAGTTTGAAAGCACAGTCGGATAAGGCACAAAAATCTGATAAACCACTCAAGCCTTGTTGTGCTTGtccagaaacaaaaaatatcagAGATGAATG CATTATCACTAAAGGAGAAGAAAATTGCCAGCATTTAATAGAAGCACACAAAGCTTGTATGAGGTCCCTGGgattcaatatataa
- the LOC116429029 gene encoding zinc finger-containing ubiquitin peptidase 1 isoform X2: MMAFIDDDSLVDDHRHDECRGPSPSMSLRPPLLQNGWSSSSSLRVKQLPESSKSEPHHSSSNVNNNNNNNNTGNVNNVIEGAAGHGSPLRSGLNLQLRSHATPKLPVQECPMCPYSSDSPLRLEEHINRQHFDLTSPSFPPESPPSRDGVFNCPLCITSFPNSSDLELHVNIEHKDILSPANGAASQSDLATVGSDTPACPVCFSTSFKTNDELTVHIEEHFSKKGTPSPITPDLSTDRLLAKDMERREKEVRKLREQREFELLRAQYGMDNQGNFREQSVTNMQRAVYSGEMTIADYYERQSELRVAESSGIDDGSSCTRGLVSKIRAVSQACSNVLSTWMCSTLDHYATTYGDKGWGCGYRNLQMLISSLLQHTGYNELVYKAWSSGLGSGSSTKNPLRSSIPSISRLQKMIEFAWAQGFDTQGAEQLGGKLVNTRKWIGPTEVFILLSSLRIKCQLVDFYTPTNADGGHPEMFNWVLQYFQRCDDFKPPLYLQHQGHSRTIIGVEQLRDGSITMLVLDPSHSPAQMAQFNSTSSALGAMRLVRKSIAAMKARQYQVVAVIGIMETELEYQQSKVLRWIRVPQDR, translated from the exons ATGATGGCATTTATCGATGATGATTCCTTAGTGGATGATCATAGGCATGACGAGTGCCGTGGCCCTTCACCATCCATGTCTCTACGTCCACCACTTTTACAAAATGGGTGGAGCAGCTCATCTAGTCTACGCGTTAAACAACTACCAGAATCATCAAAGTCAGAGCCACATCATTCTAGTTCTaatgtgaataataataataataataacaatactgGAAATGTTAATAATG TAATAGAGGGTGCAGCTGGTCATGGTTCTCCATTACGTTCAGGCCTAAATTTACAATTGCGTTCTCATGCTACACCAAAACTTCCAGTTCAAGAATGTCCTATGTGCCCCTATAGTTCTGACAGTCCATTAAGGCTAGAAGAGCATATCAATCGGCAACATTTTGATCTCACTTCGCCGTCCTTCCCACCAGAATCTCCACCATCTCGAGATGGTGTTTTCAACTGCCCTTTATGCATCACATCATTTCCAAACTCTTCTGATCTCGAGTTACATGTCAACATAGAGCACAAAGACATCTTGAG cCCTGCGAATGGTGCAGCTTCACAGTCCGATCTGGCAACGGTTGGCAGTGATACTCCAGCATGTCCAGTTTGTTTTAGTACTTCGTTTAAAACTAATGATGAGTTAACTGTACACATTGAAGAACACTTTAGCAAAAAAGGCACTCCATCTCCCATAACTCCAGACTTGTCCACTGACAGATTGTTGGCAAAAGACATGGAAAGGCGTGAAAAAGAAGTTAGGAAATTGCGAGAACAACGTGAATTTGAATTATTGAGAGCACAGTATGGCATGGACAATCAGGGCAATTTTAGAGAACAAAGTGTCACTAATATGCAGCGGGCTGTGTATTCGGGTGAAATGACAATTGCTGATTATTATGAAAGACAAAGCGAACTTAGAGTAGCTGAGAGTAGTGGCATTGATGATGGCAGCTCTTGTACACGCG GACTTGTCTCAAAGATACGAGCTGTGAGTCAAGCATGCAGTAATGTGTTGAGCACCTGGATGTGTTCCACTTTAGATCATTACGCCACTACTTATGGTGACAAAGGCTGGGGATGTGGATATAGAAATTTACAAATGTTAATTTCGTCGCTTTTACAACATACAGGGTATAATGAGTTAGTTTATAAAGCGTGGAGTTCTGGCCTGGGTAGTGGTAGTTCTACTAAAAACCCGCTCCGAAGTTCTATACCATCTATCTCTAGACTTCAAAAGATGATAGAGTTTGCTTGGGCTCAAGGTTTTGATACTCAAGGAGCAGAACAGTTAGGTGGTAAATTGGTGAACACTAGGAAATGGATTGGTCCCACGGAAGTATTCATATTGTTATCTAGTTTGAGAATAAA ATGTCAGCTGGTAGATTTTTATACACCAACTAATGCTGATGGTGGACATCCGGAGATGTTTAATTgggttttacaatattttcagcGGTGTGATGATTTTAAACCACCCCTTTATCTACAACATCAAG GTCATAGTAGAACAATAATAGGAGTAGAACAATTAAGAGATGGTTCAATAACCATGTTAGTACTTGACCCAAGCCATAGTCCAGCACAAATGGCACAGTTTAACAGTACAAGTAGTGCACTAGGTGCAATGCGTTTGGTCCGAAAATCGATCGCCGCGATGAAAGCAAGGCAATATCAAGTCGTTGCAGTTATTGGTATCATGGAAACTGAATTAGAATATCAA caaagcaaagtatTACGTTGGATCCGTGTACCCCAAGATAGGTGA
- the LOC116429029 gene encoding zinc finger-containing ubiquitin peptidase 1 isoform X1, which translates to MAASKPPEMNYTCEICGLEGFNDEEMRSHMVFYHLQGAANCPFCDLGEISPTEMLMHVNSAHLDYLTPSTPENDMMAFIDDDSLVDDHRHDECRGPSPSMSLRPPLLQNGWSSSSSLRVKQLPESSKSEPHHSSSNVNNNNNNNNTGNVNNVIEGAAGHGSPLRSGLNLQLRSHATPKLPVQECPMCPYSSDSPLRLEEHINRQHFDLTSPSFPPESPPSRDGVFNCPLCITSFPNSSDLELHVNIEHKDILSPANGAASQSDLATVGSDTPACPVCFSTSFKTNDELTVHIEEHFSKKGTPSPITPDLSTDRLLAKDMERREKEVRKLREQREFELLRAQYGMDNQGNFREQSVTNMQRAVYSGEMTIADYYERQSELRVAESSGIDDGSSCTRGLVSKIRAVSQACSNVLSTWMCSTLDHYATTYGDKGWGCGYRNLQMLISSLLQHTGYNELVYKAWSSGLGSGSSTKNPLRSSIPSISRLQKMIEFAWAQGFDTQGAEQLGGKLVNTRKWIGPTEVFILLSSLRIKCQLVDFYTPTNADGGHPEMFNWVLQYFQRCDDFKPPLYLQHQGHSRTIIGVEQLRDGSITMLVLDPSHSPAQMAQFNSTSSALGAMRLVRKSIAAMKARQYQVVAVIGIMETELEYQQSKVLRWIRVPQDR; encoded by the exons ATGGCGGCCAGCAAACCACCTGAAATGAATTACACGTGTGAGATTTGCGGCCTCGAGGGCTTCAACGATGAGGAGATGAGGTCTCATATGGTGTTCTATCATCTCCAAGGCGCCGCAAATTGCCCGTTTTGCGATTTGGGGGAGATTTCGCCGACGGAAATGTTAATGCATGTTAACAGTGCTCATTTGGATTACTTAACGCCAAG CACACCAGAGAATGACATGATGGCATTTATCGATGATGATTCCTTAGTGGATGATCATAGGCATGACGAGTGCCGTGGCCCTTCACCATCCATGTCTCTACGTCCACCACTTTTACAAAATGGGTGGAGCAGCTCATCTAGTCTACGCGTTAAACAACTACCAGAATCATCAAAGTCAGAGCCACATCATTCTAGTTCTaatgtgaataataataataataataacaatactgGAAATGTTAATAATG TAATAGAGGGTGCAGCTGGTCATGGTTCTCCATTACGTTCAGGCCTAAATTTACAATTGCGTTCTCATGCTACACCAAAACTTCCAGTTCAAGAATGTCCTATGTGCCCCTATAGTTCTGACAGTCCATTAAGGCTAGAAGAGCATATCAATCGGCAACATTTTGATCTCACTTCGCCGTCCTTCCCACCAGAATCTCCACCATCTCGAGATGGTGTTTTCAACTGCCCTTTATGCATCACATCATTTCCAAACTCTTCTGATCTCGAGTTACATGTCAACATAGAGCACAAAGACATCTTGAG cCCTGCGAATGGTGCAGCTTCACAGTCCGATCTGGCAACGGTTGGCAGTGATACTCCAGCATGTCCAGTTTGTTTTAGTACTTCGTTTAAAACTAATGATGAGTTAACTGTACACATTGAAGAACACTTTAGCAAAAAAGGCACTCCATCTCCCATAACTCCAGACTTGTCCACTGACAGATTGTTGGCAAAAGACATGGAAAGGCGTGAAAAAGAAGTTAGGAAATTGCGAGAACAACGTGAATTTGAATTATTGAGAGCACAGTATGGCATGGACAATCAGGGCAATTTTAGAGAACAAAGTGTCACTAATATGCAGCGGGCTGTGTATTCGGGTGAAATGACAATTGCTGATTATTATGAAAGACAAAGCGAACTTAGAGTAGCTGAGAGTAGTGGCATTGATGATGGCAGCTCTTGTACACGCG GACTTGTCTCAAAGATACGAGCTGTGAGTCAAGCATGCAGTAATGTGTTGAGCACCTGGATGTGTTCCACTTTAGATCATTACGCCACTACTTATGGTGACAAAGGCTGGGGATGTGGATATAGAAATTTACAAATGTTAATTTCGTCGCTTTTACAACATACAGGGTATAATGAGTTAGTTTATAAAGCGTGGAGTTCTGGCCTGGGTAGTGGTAGTTCTACTAAAAACCCGCTCCGAAGTTCTATACCATCTATCTCTAGACTTCAAAAGATGATAGAGTTTGCTTGGGCTCAAGGTTTTGATACTCAAGGAGCAGAACAGTTAGGTGGTAAATTGGTGAACACTAGGAAATGGATTGGTCCCACGGAAGTATTCATATTGTTATCTAGTTTGAGAATAAA ATGTCAGCTGGTAGATTTTTATACACCAACTAATGCTGATGGTGGACATCCGGAGATGTTTAATTgggttttacaatattttcagcGGTGTGATGATTTTAAACCACCCCTTTATCTACAACATCAAG GTCATAGTAGAACAATAATAGGAGTAGAACAATTAAGAGATGGTTCAATAACCATGTTAGTACTTGACCCAAGCCATAGTCCAGCACAAATGGCACAGTTTAACAGTACAAGTAGTGCACTAGGTGCAATGCGTTTGGTCCGAAAATCGATCGCCGCGATGAAAGCAAGGCAATATCAAGTCGTTGCAGTTATTGGTATCATGGAAACTGAATTAGAATATCAA caaagcaaagtatTACGTTGGATCCGTGTACCCCAAGATAGGTGA